CTGCGGTGAGACCAAATCTCCTCTGCCGGGAGATCCCGAGGTAGACCTACGATGGCTCCTGTTTCCGCATTGCGGGAACCTACGGGGTCTCAATCACCCCAGACACCCGCACATCGGACAGACAGGGGTGGCCTGTGGACGTGGTGAAATACGTCGAATCAGGACAGAACGGAGCATCGGAGGAGCCTCGTGCGCCCGCGGGGGAGGAACCGCAGGCATTCTTGCGAGAACTCGCAACGCACCTCGGCCTGCTGGCGGAGGAAGCCGCACAGCAGGCCACGCGCGCGGAGGCACTGCCGGAGATCGAGGCCGGCCCGGAGGAGCAGGTCGTGGGCCCCGGAGTGCGCTACCTGCACGGTCTGGGCAGCATCTCCACCGCGATCAACGAGGCGCTCGGCGCGGTGCGCAGGGAAATCCTGACCGCCCAGCCGGACGGGGCCCGGCCGAGCGCGGTATTGAAGGAAGCACTGGAATCCGTACGCCGGCACATCGCGGCCGGCATATCCATGCGGACGCTGTACCAGCACACCACGCGTTTTGACGAGGCGACGAAGGACTACGTGCGCACGGTCACCGAATACGGGGCCCAAGTGCGGACCCTGGAGGAATTCTTCGACCGGCTCATCATCGTGGACGACGTCGCCTTCATCTCGGCGAACGAGGAACGCACGACCGCGATATCCATCACCGAACCCACCATCATCCGTTTCCTGCGCGACACTTTCGACAAGGCCTGGGACCGGGCCAAGCCCTTTCCGTTCGTTCCGCTGCACGCGGCGAAGGCGGCCGACGAGGTGGTCCCGGCCATCCGGGAGTCCATCAGCAGACTGCTCGTGGAAGGTTATTCGGACAAGGCGATCGCCCGCCGGATCGGCATCAGCGAACGCTCCCTCCAGGCACACATCGCGGCCATCAAGCAGGAACTGGGAGCGCTCAACCGATTACAGCTCGGCTATCTGCTGGGGCGCAACGAGACCACTTACGTTCTGTAACGCGGGCGGGGCGGCACGCGCGGCACCGGGACGGCCGGACAGGGTCCTGGCCAGAGGAAACCGAGGGAACGGTTTTGCCCACGGCGTTTTACGGCAGTACCGGCAAGGGACGGGAAAGTCCGGATGACGACCACGGCCCGAGAGTGCGGGAGACCGGCTCAAGCGGTACTACGGCGGCATTCGAGCGGTTCTCCAGTGCAATACGAAGTGCTGCGGCGCAACGCGAAGAAGGGGCTGCCGCGATCCGGGAAGGGAATCGGATCGCGGCAGCCCCTTCGGGTTCGCCGGGCGGTGTGCCGGGCGGTGTCCCGGGCTGCTCTCAGCCGGACTTGCGGCGGAAGCTGCGGTTCTGACCGTTGGGTCCGTTGTACCCCTTGAGCTTCAGCCGGCCCTCGTGCTGGGCCTGCTGCGACATG
The sequence above is a segment of the Streptomyces sp. NBC_00539 genome. Coding sequences within it:
- a CDS encoding helix-turn-helix transcriptional regulator translates to MRELATHLGLLAEEAAQQATRAEALPEIEAGPEEQVVGPGVRYLHGLGSISTAINEALGAVRREILTAQPDGARPSAVLKEALESVRRHIAAGISMRTLYQHTTRFDEATKDYVRTVTEYGAQVRTLEEFFDRLIIVDDVAFISANEERTTAISITEPTIIRFLRDTFDKAWDRAKPFPFVPLHAAKAADEVVPAIRESISRLLVEGYSDKAIARRIGISERSLQAHIAAIKQELGALNRLQLGYLLGRNETTYVL
- a CDS encoding DUF5302 domain-containing protein, encoding MTDTPENNAAENDGKRKFREALERKARTAMSQQAQHEGRLKLKGYNGPNGQNRSFRRKSG